The genomic region CCAGAAGCAGAGATTATGGAGTGGAAATTGCCAGAAAGTCACAGGATCTTTGACCACCTCATTCTTAAGGGAGTGTTCAGTGCTGTCCTGCACGACCCCAGGGGCTGGACATGACTCCTTAGTGGGAGGGTTGGAGGGACCACTCCCCCCTCTTTGTGCAGAAGGATGCGTTAAACCACAAGGCTGAGCAACTTCAGGGTGTCAACCTCCATCTCGATCACCCAGGGGCCAGACTGCAAGGGCGTCTGGTACCACAGTGTGCTGCTGACAGAGCAAGGGAGCTCTGATATGAAAGCGGGAAACCAACCCCTTAACCAACCATTGTTGGCTGCCTGAGTGGGGAATTGTCTGGGTCCCTGCTCTGGTACATTTTTCTCCATTAGTCGTTCTTTCACATTCTTGctccttcactctctctccaGCTGTGTCTTCTCCTTAGCACATGGCAGGGACTCTGTTCTCTTTCCCCTTCCGTGTTCacacctcctctctctctgggTTTGTTCCCTCTCCTGAGTTTGTGAGTGTCTCTGCATGCCTGTCATTCTCTCCCAGTACTGATTCTGGACTAGACACCAGACCATCTGTGACACAGAGAGCAGAAGGGACTGGCCTGGCCACACTCACCTGTGATGACGATGTCCACAGGATCGCTCGGAGCTGACCACTTATAGGGGGAGTGTCTGAGAGAGCCGTAGCATCTGTAGGTGCCCGCACTAGCCAAAGTCATGGGGCCAATGATGAAGTCAGCTGGGGCATGCCCACGAGTGAGCATCTCTCCACGTCTCTGGAAATGCCCTGTGCTGTTTTCTTGGTGCAGGATAAATTTGTCCAATAGTGGTGAGTGACAGCGTAGAGTCACATTCTCTCCTGCACGCAtgagggggctggggtgggctgaGATGGAGGGTTTTGTGAACACACCTAGGAGCAAAGAGGTTGTGAGCTTCAGTGAGTCACCCCACCTCAGCGCTTCCCCTGACATCTGAAGGTGTGAAAAATGTCCCCGTGAACCATCAAAGTCAATTACCCTTCCTGTGTGTTTTGTTGCATTTTCTTTAGCCTTGTTCTTGGGCTCTAGCTCATGCTTTTATGTTTCTCTTTGCTCAAGCCCTCCAGCCTCTTCTGTGTTTATTCTAAACTGTTTAGCTGTTGGATCTGCTCTCAGCTTCATGCACGCATACTCAgacacttcagtcctgtccaactctctgcaaccccatgaaccatagcctgccaggcttctctgtccataggattctccaggcgagaatactggagtgggttgccatgctctcagCTTCATCCTGTCCCTAATATGTGTGGTGGGGAGCTGGGTCGTTCTGATGATGCATTCCCTGACTCCATTCACACTCATCTAGAATGTGGGTGATGACTGGCAGGAGATTGGAAAGGAGGTGGAGAAAAAAGGGAACATTTCCCCATCTGTGACCCCACCTCATGCCTCTGGAGACATTCCTGTGACTCCTCCCTGGGGCTCCAGCTCCTTCATATGGGATTACAGCTCCCTACTGGGTGGCAGGTGCTGGATCAGGGTCATTCCCCATCCTCCCTGGTGGCAGGCAGTGGCAGCATCCTGTCTAACTAATGCCTACGGAGGCTCCTCCTTCCTTTGCCGGAGCACCCCATCTATTCAACACCCTGAGTTTAAACTCTCAGAGTGGGTTCTCTTTCCTGCTTCATTCCTGGCTGGAAATCCTGAGTAAATCTTGGACCATGTAAGGAACTTGGACCTAGGATGGGATTGCCTGCATAGACGGCtgtcctgggctgggctggaccCCTCCTACCTGTGACCACAATCTTCAGGGGGTCACTGCGTCTGGAAAACACAGCAAGAGACCTGGAGAATCCAGAACATGTGTAGGACCCGGCATGTTCTCTGGTCACTGGGCCAAGGGTGAAGGTGTTGAAATGATTTCCATGGAGCTCGGGCAAACTGGTCCCATCTGTTTTGAACAGTCTGAATCTCTTAAGTGGAGAACGGAAGTGACACTGAAGAGTCACAGTCTGTCCTAAGGGAACCATGGGGCTTGGCCAGGCTGACAAAGAGGGCTTGTCATATTCACCTAGGAGAGAAGGAGGCACAGGTTTTGAGAGGAAAATAGGAAtggtcccctctccccactggtctTATTGGAGTGCTTCCCCTTCACTTCGTCCAAGGCACCAACCCTAAAGTGCATCACCCTGATACTCAAGAACACCTGGGGCTTGGGGACAGACAGAGACACAGTCAACCCAGGACAGACATCACGGAGATTCTAAGAATATGATTCTCAGCAGTGATTCTTATCAGGAGAAGAAGAACTCCTTGGGTTGACAAAATGTTGAAAACTCTCTCAGAACACAAAACACTGGGgattcctgggtggtccagtcattaggactcagcactttctctgccaagggcccaggttgaATCCCTAATCatggaactgagatcctgcacaCTGTGCGATGCAGGCAAAggaaaacaccacacacacacacacaaaaacaactgATGCATGGAAAAGAAGGGAGAGGTCTTCCCTGTTGGATTTGTTgtaactcaaatggtaaagaaacttcctgcaaggcaggagagcAGGGCTCATTCCCCAGGtagggaagattgcctggagaagcaaatggcaaccccatccagtattctggcctggagaatcccatggacagaggagcctggtgaggtacagtccgtggggtcacaaagagtcggacacaactcagcgactaacagTAACACAGGTAACAAGTGAAAAAGCCACTTgactgaaaagaaggaaataaagcttGAACATGGCTCCTTTGTTAGCTAACCTACATCAAAGGTGTGACAAGGTCCAGGTGGCCCTGCCTGATGACCAGACCCTTCCCTGGAGTCCAGTCCAGTAGGCATCCTGCAGATCCTGTTGTTAAGGGCCGGTTGGAGATGCCATGAGCCACCTTGTAGGGGAGGGTCTGTGAGGTGCAGCCTCTTGCCTCCCTCTCATGATAGAAATGGCACTCAGTGGGCCTAGCTCCCAGTTCCCAGACTTCACACTGTGCCTTCAGGTCCAGAGTCCAGAGCTGGGCTAACCTCTGGGGAGAGTGAAGATGACTATCAAGGCCAGTAGGAGGACCTGGGATCCACAGGGCAGGCGGCTCTCACTGTACTCACAGGGTTCTCACCCCGATCCCCCAGTGTCATCTGCCTCAGCCCCAGCTGCTCTGCTCAACAGAGAAATAAGGGATGGGGAGGACTCACCCACAGCTGCCCAGATCCTGAGACTGACACAGAACCCTAGAAGAAAAACCACGTCAGAGATGGCTTGTCCCGATGGACCCCATGGTCTTTGTACCCTCATGCAGGGAACATGGTCAGTGATGCGACAACCCCCCGATTTCCACCATAACCCTCTCCGACTGTGTCTTTCTGGACTCACCAAGACTCAGGAGGCTGAGGAGTGTGGGGCACATGGCTCTGCTTCTGTGAGACAGGAGGCAGAACTGAGCAAAGCTGACAGAGTCACAGGATGCGGAAGGCGGGCGGTGTTGGTATATTCAGCCTGGTTCATGTCACATGGGAAGATGGCCAGCCTCTTCTCACACCAGGGATGGAAGTCTGACTTGAGCCGCATCACGGAGCACACCTCATGACCCGAGCATCACTTTTTGTTTCTCTGAACACTGTAAACATAAAAGGATTCAGACAGATCTTGCTGCCTTTAGGAAGTAGAAATGGCGATTCAGTGTATAGCATGCAGGATGCTTTTCCCAAGCTCTTGATAAATCTCATTAACCTTAACTcttcaaagaagagaaatcacATGTTCCCACCTCGTGTTCAAGCTCAGTGCAGGTTGCCAATTAAAGACTAATTAATAGAGACTTTTATTCTGCATTCTTATGGGAGGACCAGACTTGCTAATTATGGTTctttgaaaatacttaaaaatgctACATTGTAATATGTGTGATTAAGAAActaactgtgttagtttcaggtgtacaacaaagtgattcagttatacatatacatgcatctattGCTTTTCGAgttcttttcccacttaggtagttacagaatattaagtagaattctctgttttatacagtaggtccttgtggtcATGCATTTTTAATATAGCTGTgagtatatgtcagtcccaaaatTCCAATCTAAGCTCCCCCTGACACTATCCCACCCAGTAACAGTAAGTTCATTCtcagtgagtctgttttgtaaataagttcatttttttagatGTCACAAGTAAacgatatcatgtgatatttgtcttttctgactcttcctCATCTGAAATTATTTCGTGACTGTGAGTGGAAACTTTGCACACACaacactctctctgtctctctctcttcctccgtTTCCAATCCAAGGACCACACGTGTACACAAGATAACGTGTGTAAAGATGACTGTGGTGTTTTTTTGGGAGGGGGGTTTGTTCTGCCTGAAAAGGTGGACAATCTTGCTTCCTAGATACTCAGATGAACACAAAATATGTCAAGTAGGGACTTCCAAGCTGCAGAATGCTTGAGTGAGGGGCGTGTCCACAACAATCAACTCCAAACTGGGGCAAAATTGCCCAGCTGTTCCAGGACTCCAAGGGCAGACATACACCCAGTTCAGCGGTTGTTCATAGACAGGAAAGAACCTCAGTAAGGGCAGTGATTCCACACCATTTTGCTGGTGGTGGGGGTCGTTAAGattagtgatgcttcataagtaATAAATCTGGCCTCCTCTTGGTCATTATGTATGTAATGGAGTAACAGTACAGTCACCCTTCTTAAAATTTCCTCTTATTTACTAAATATCATGTTTCAGAATTGATCTGCATTATTTGTCCTTTCAGTTTGTGCATTTTTTGCCATGTAATGTTTCATTGCAGATATAGAAAccacaaatttttaaagattaaaaaaattattcaaggatagttcatttctgctgtacagcaaattgattcagctcgacatatatattcttttccaataagaTTTATGCCAAGATGCTGAataaaattccctgtgctatactgtaggacctcattctttatccattctatgtataaatAGATTTCATCTGTTAATCCGaagctcccagtccttccctccttggcaaccacaagcctgttctctatgtctgtgagtctgttcctgtttcctTGATATgttccttttagattccacagatggGTGATATCACAGaaaattgtctttctctttctgtctacTTCACTTAATATATTAATCTCCAGGTTCTTCCatactgctgcaaatggcatgatttcaattttttagtgTCTGAATGGTATTCCATTCTCTGTGTGTATAAGaatatacatcttctttatccattcatctgtcaatggacaattaggctgttcccatgtcttggctattgtaagttttgctgctatgaacataggggtgcatgaaTCTTTTCAAGGTAtagttttttccagatatatgcttGGGattggaattgttggatcatatggaaactctgtttttactttttttttttttttttagtgtctcttttgctgtctcgtacgtgtttttactttttttgaggaacttccatactgttttctacagtggctgcaccagtttccACTcccccaacagtgtaagagggtttccctcttctccacaccctctccagcatctgttATTCATCAACTgtctaatgatggccattctgatcgcTATGAGGTGGTACCTCCTTGCAGTGTCGATTTGCCTTTCTCTAC from Bubalus bubalis isolate 160015118507 breed Murrah chromosome 18, NDDB_SH_1, whole genome shotgun sequence harbors:
- the LOC123464549 gene encoding putative killer cell immunoglobulin-like receptor like protein KIR3DP1 isoform X4; the protein is MRVQRPWGPSGQAISDVVFLLGFCVSLRIWAAVGEYDKPSLSAWPSPMVPLGQTVTLQCHFRSPLKRFRLFKTDGTSLPELHGNHFNTFTLGPVTREHAGSYTCSGFSRSLAVFSRRSDPLKIVVTGVFTKPSISAHPSPLMRAGENVTLRCHSPLLDKFILHQENSTGHFQRRGEMLTRGHAPADFIIGPMTLASAGTYRCYGSLRHSPYKWSAPSDPVDIVITGLSKKPSLSAQEGPVVRSGENVTLVCSSESTFDQFHLLRDGENLGSPLAGGRSPHGALQAEFPLGPGTPDHSGVYRCYGSFTHSPYSWSDSSDPLFLSVTGSTTSTCPSTMDPHTTEDVAVMEGEPNEDRTVNSEDPAAEDVIYAHLNHGTLSKRLFTPAPLSPMHPFTEPIIYEELNVNQDHAEP